The following coding sequences are from one Carassius auratus strain Wakin chromosome 15, ASM336829v1, whole genome shotgun sequence window:
- the LOC113115114 gene encoding alpha-2-macroglobulin-like isoform X1, translating into MDLNISPCWKQLLLSSLLLVCVNGQMAGPSFMVTFPAVIESGSEARLCASLLKPNESLVMNIYLVDGNQSTLLLQEKAEEEFHRCFNFKAPLIEAESVQKMKVELQGESLKMSEERKVMFRPYHPLTFIQTDKPIYIPGQTVNFRVVTMDKNFSPLDQQYSRVILEDSKGNRIAQWTNVSSTRWILQRSYELNPEGCQGIYKLKAYIGDRMISHDFEVKKYVLPKFEVTVTAPKTVSIDDESMAVEVCGKYTYGQPLSGKSWVKVCRNIQRYSYWGDKHSPICVNITTEMKRTGCAIHTLDLSAFLNSTYENQLENSLHVEATVTEEGTEITMTKSETISLTYEIGKFTLTDLPKTYEHGSVIEGKIKLSNFKGAPIQNKVVYLLEGSWSSKLLLNLTTDSDGLVSFSLNTSSLPKEDINLMASVYPTFHYDGYKTPSFSTDRKTVHLFRPVTPYTPSLSELIIENIEQPLKCDAEFTVTIKYYFIGETAKDFKTDIVYMVLSRGVIVHHGYEKVEVKSSNGAASGTMSFKLSVGADLAPAVQILVYCVLPSENVVARSTTFDIEKCFKNKVSLQFSPSRAVPGEKNTLHLSAQPGSLCGLSAVDQSVLILESGKRLDTDKIFNMLPVQSVSDYPYSVEDKRECLGWQAVSLHQAELKDKAYESLKSVGLKMATNLAVRDFLCSVYTDNFLVYNAVSYDSEMDLNMNEGDSSVEVTVRTVFPETWIWQLAAVGDSGSAQVPVTVPDTISTWETEAFCLSSKGLGLAPPAQLTVFQPFFLELSLPYSIIRGEIFELKATVFNYLSKCIMVKVTPALSSDYTLKASSDEQYSSCLCANGRKTFKWILTPSVLGVLNITVSAEAESSQTVCDNEIVSVPERGRIDTVTRSLLVQAEGTEKTETYSWLLCPKGDSLTEEVDLNLPKDVIKGSARSSVSVIGDILGRALTNLHGLLQMPYGCGEQNMAILSPNIYILQYLENTEQLTSAIRERATGFLKSGYQRQLNYRHTSGGYSTFGRGDENTWLTAFVLRSFGKAQKYIFIDPQNIQSAKEWLISRRDSDGCFIQQGSLFNNRMKGGVNDDVTITAYITASLLELETPVTDPVVSKGLSCLRSVIEDVKNTYTTALLAYTFSLAKDTDTQQQLFKKLEDVAISDGSRLHWSQSASADDSDSLAVEISSYVLLAVLSADSLTTADLGFANRIVSWLVKQQNAYGGFSSTQDTVVALQALSLYATKVFSADGSSTVTVQSAADTHHFDVNQDNKLLYQEKQLQDVPAKYSIEVKGSACVSVQVAQFYNIPTPTEAKTLSIDAKIEGDCKTLGQNFLLNFTVKYHGPQEMTNMLIVDIKLLSGFTADTSLLTTSISSEVLAQKYVERVDTKEDHVIVYLTEIPKHISMNYKIQMKQVLPVKNLKPAVVKVYDYYQTSDQSETEYSFHCQ; encoded by the exons ATGGATCTGAACATTAGCCCCTGTTGGAAACAGCTCCTTCTGTCCTCTCTCCTTCTTGTCTGTGTCAATGGACAAATGGCAGGGCC ATCTTTCATGGTGACGTTTCCTGCAGTGATTGAGTCAGGATCTGAGGCCAGACTGTGTGCAAGTCTTCTCAAGCCCAATGAAAGCCTTGTCATGAACATTTATCTGGTTGATGGTAACCAGAGCACTTTACTGCTGCAGGAGAAAGCTGAGGAAGAGTTTCACCGCTGCTTTAACTTCAAG GCTCCTCTGATAGAAGCAGAATCTGTTCAGAAAATGAAGGTAGAACTTCAAGGAGAGTCTTTAAAGATGTCTGAAGAGAGAAAAGTCATGTTCAGACCTTACCATCCTCTGACCTTTATCCAGACTGATAAACCCATCTATATTCCAGGACAGACAG tGAATTTTAGAGTTGTTACCATGGATAAAAACTTTTCACCGCTTGATCAGCAG TATAGTAGAGTGATACTTGAG GACAGTAAAGGTAACAGAATTGCTCAATGGACAAATGTTTCTTCAACAAGGTGGATTTTGCAGCGTTCTTATGAATTAAACCCGGAAGGCTGTCAAGGCATATACAAACTGAAGGCTTACATTGGTGACAGGATGATATCACatgattttgaggtgaaaaaaTATG TTTTGCCTAAGTTTGAAGTTACTGTGACGGCACCGAAGACAGTGAGTATAGATGATGAGTCAATGGCAGTTGAAGTTTGTGGAAA ATACACATACGGGCAGCCTTTATCTGGTAAATCATGGGTGAAAGTGTGTCGTAATATTCAACGCTACTCTTACTGGGGTGATAAACACAGTCCAATATGTGTGAATATAACCACTGAG ATGAAAAGGACAGGCTGTGCCATCCATACCTTAGATCTATCTGCCTTTTTAAACTCCACATATGAGAATCAACTGGAAAATTCTCTTCATGTTGAAGCAACAGTCACAGAAGAAGGAACAG AGATCACCATGACAAAATCTGAAACTATTTCTCTCACTTATGAAATCGGCAAATTCACACTTACTGACCTGCCCAAAACATATGAACATGGATCAGTTATAGAAGGAAAA ATCAAACTTTCAAATTTCAAAGGTGCACCAATACAAAACAAAGTGGTTTATCTTTTGGAGGGATCCTGGTCCTCAAAACTGCTCCTAAATCTCACTACAGACAGTGATGGACTGGTCAGCTTCTCTCTTAATACATCTAGTCTTCCTAAAGAAGACATTAATCTGATG gcGAGTGTGTATCCAACGTTTCATTATGATGGTTACAAAACACCTTCCTTCTCTACGGACAGAAAAACAGTTCATCTTTTCCGGCCTGTCACTCCATACACCCCATCATTAAGTGAACTGATCATAGAAAACATTGAGCAACCATTAAAGTGTGATGCTGAGTTTACAGTGACCATCAAGTATTATTTTATTGGAGAGACTGCTAAAGACTTCAAAACTGACATTGTCTATATG GTCTTGTCCAGAGGAGTGATCGTTCATCATGGATATGAGAAGGTTGAAGTCAAGTCATCTAATGGAGCAGCAAGTGGCACAATGTCATTCAAACTGTCTGTTGGTGCAGATCTAGCTCCTGCAGTGCAGATTCTGGTCTACTGTGTTCTGcccagtgaaaatgttgttgctcgTAGCACAACATTTGACATTGAAAAGTGTTTCAAAAACAag GTTTCTCTGCAGTTTTCTCCCTCTAGAGCAGTTCCTGGTGAGAAAAACACTCTCCATCTCTCAGCTCAGCCTGGTTCACTGTGCGGCCTCAGTGCTGTAGATCAGAGCGTCCTGATCCTGGAGTCAGGAAAACGTCTGGATACTGACAAG ATCTTTAATATGCTGCCAGTACAATCAGTATCAGATTATCCTTACAGCGTTGAAGATAAGAGGGAGTGTCTGGGATGGCAGGCTGTGAGTCTCCATCAAGCTGAACTGAAAGACAAAGCCTATGAATCCTTAAAG AGTGTGGGTCTGAAAATGGCAACAAATTTGGCTGTGAGAGACTTTCTGTGTTCAGTATATACTGACAATTTTTTAg tttataatGCAGTATCATATGATTCTGAAATGGATTTGAATATGAATGAGGGAGACTCTTCAGTTGAAGTGACAGTTCGTACTGTCTTTCCTGAAACATGGATTTGGCAACTTGCTGCAGTTGG AGACTCTGGATCAGCTCAGGTTCCTGTCACAGTTCCTGACACCATCTCCACTTGGGAGACGgaggccttctgtctgtcctccaAAGGTCTGggtctggctcctcctgctcagCTGACAGTTTTCCAGCCCTTCTTCCTGGAGCTCTCTCTGCCTTACTCCATCATCCGTGGGGAGATctttgagctgaaggccactgtcttCAACTATCTGTCCAAGTGCATCATG gttaaAGTGACTCCAGCTCTTTCCTCAGACTACACTCTCAAAGCCTCCTCTGATGAACAGTATTCATCCTGTCTGTGTGCTAATGGAAGAAAAACCTTTAAATGGATCCTCACTCCTTCTGTTCTTG GAGTCTTGAATATTACAGTCAGTGCAGAGGCTGAGTCGTCCCAGACTGTGTGTGACAATGAGATTGTGAGCGTGCCAGAGAGAGGACGCATTGACACAGTCACACGAAGTCTGCTTGTACAG GCTGAAGGAACTGAGAAGACAGAGACCTACAGCTGGTTACTGTGTCCAAAGG GCGACAGTCTCACAGAGGAAGTGGATCTGAATCTTCCTAAAGATGTGATAAAGGGATCAGCAAGATCCTCTGTTTCAGTCATTG GGGACATACTGGGTCGTGCACTGACAAATCTTCACGGATTACTACAGATGCCGTACGGCTGTGGAGAACAAAACATGGCTATTCTTTCTCCCAATATTTACATTCTGCAGTATCTGGAAAACACAGAGCAGCTCACTTCAGCCATCAGAGAGAGAGCCACCGGCTTCCTTAAGAGTG GATACCAGAGACAACTGAACTACAGACATACTAGTGGTGGATACAGCACATTTGGACGTGGAGATGAGAATACATG GTTGACTGCCTTTGTCCTGAGGTCTTTTGGCAAAGCGcagaaatacatatttattgaTCCACAAAATATTCAGAGTGCAAAGGAATGGTTAATAAGCAGACGGGATTCAGACGGCTGTTTTATCCAACAGGGAAGTTTGTTCAACAACAGAATGAAG GGTGGAGTGAATGATGATGTGACTATAACAGCCTACATTACTGCATCACTACTTGAACTAGAAACTCCAGTAACA GATCCTGTCGTCAGTAAAGGTTTGTCCTGCTTGAGGTCTGTCATTGAGGATGTCAAAAACACTTACACCACTGCTCTGCTCGCCTACACCTTCAGTCTGGCTAAAGACACAGACACTCAACAGCAGCTTTTCAAGAAACTGGAGGATGTTGCTATTTCAGATG GGTCTCGTCTCCACTGGTCTCAGTCTGCTTCTGCTGAtgactctgattctctggcaGTGGAGATCAGCTCATATGTGCTGCTAGCTGTTCTCTCTGCTGATTCACTCACTACAGCTGATCTGGGCTTTGCTAACAGGATTGTCAGCTGGCTTGTGAAGCAGCAGAATGCCTATGGAGGATTCTCCTCCACACAG GACACAGTGGTGGCTCTTCAGGCTCTGTCTTTGTACGCCACCAAAGTGTTCAGCGCTGACGGCTCCAGCACAGTGACTGTACAGTCAGCAGCAGACACTCACCACTTTGATGTCAATCAGGACAATAAGTTACTGTACCAGGAGAAGCAGCTGCAGGACGTCCCAGCCAAATACAGCATTGAAGTGAAGGGCTCAGCTTGTGTGTCTGTGCAG GTGGCTCAGTTCTACAACATCCCGACTCCTACTGAAGCTAAAACACTGAGCATTGATGCAAAGATTGAGGGAGATTGCAAAACACTGGGACAAAATTTCCTTCTGAACTTCACTGTCAA ATATCATGGTCCCCAGGAGATGACTAACATGCTCATTGTGGATATTAAACTTTTATCAGGATTCACAGCTGACACATCATTG CTTACAACGTCAATTAGTTCAGAAGTCCTTGCTCAGAAGTATGTGGAGCGGGTCGACACAAAAGAAGACCATGTCATAGTTTATTTAACAGAG ATTCCAAAACATATTTCTATGAATTACAAGATACAAATGAAACAGGTTCTTCCAGTGAAGAATCTCAAGCCAGCAGTGGTCAAAGTGTATGATTACTACCAAAcaa
- the LOC113115114 gene encoding alpha-2-macroglobulin-like isoform X4 has protein sequence MISHDFEVKQYVLPKFEVTVTAPKTVSIDDESMSVEVCGKYTYGQPLSGKSWVKVCRDIPHYSYWGDKHSPICVNETTEMKRTGCAIHTLDLSAFLNSTYENQLENSLHVEATVTEEGTEITMTKSETISLTYEIGKFTLTDLPKTYEHGSVIEGKIKLSNFKGAPIQNKVVYLLEGSWSSKLLLNLTTDSDGLVSFSLNTSSLPKEDINLMASVYPTFHYDGYKTPSFSTDRKTVHLFRPVTPYTPSLSELIIENIEQPLKCDAEFTVTIKYYFIGETAKDFKTDIVYMVLSRGVIVHHGYEKVEVKSSNGAASGTMSFKLSVGADLAPAVQILVYCVLPSENVVARSTTFDIEKCFKNKVSLQFSPSRAVPGEKNTLHLSAQPGSLCGLSAVDQSVLILESGKRLDTDKIFNMLPVQSVSDYPYSVEDKRECLGWQAVSLHQAELKDKAYESLKSVGLKMATNLAVRDFLCSVYTDNFLVYNAVSYDSEMDLNMNEGDSSVEVTVRTVFPETWIWQLAAVGDSGSAQVPVTVPDTISTWETEAFCLSSKGLGLAPPAQLTVFQPFFLELSLPYSIIRGEIFELKATVFNYLSKCIMVKVTPALSSDYTLKASSDEQYSSCLCANGRKTFKWILTPSVLGVLNITVSAEAESSQTVCDNEIVSVPERGRIDTVTRSLLVQAEGTEKTETYSWLLCPKGDSLTEEVDLNLPKDVIKGSARSSVSVIGDILGRALTNLHGLLQMPYGCGEQNMAILSPNIYILQYLENTEQLTSAIRERATGFLKSGYQRQLNYRHTSGGYSTFGRGDENTWLTAFVLRSFGKAQKYIFIDPQNIQSAKEWLISRRDSDGCFIQQGSLFNNRMKGGVNDDVTITAYITASLLELETPVTDPVVSKGLSCLRSVIEDVKNTYTTALLAYTFSLAKDTDTQQQLFKKLEDVAISDGSRLHWSQSASADDSDSLAVEISSYVLLAVLSADSLTTADLGFANRIVSWLVKQQNAYGGFSSTQDTVVALQALSLYATKVFSADGSSTVTVQSAADTHHFDVNQDNKLLYQEKQLQDVPAKYSIEVKGSACVSVQVAQFYNIPTPTEAKTLSIDAKIEGDCKTLGQNFLLNFTVKYHGPQEMTNMLIVDIKLLSGFTADTSLLTTSISSEVLAQKYVERVDTKEDHVIVYLTEIPKHISMNYKIQMKQVLPVKNLKPAVVKVYDYYQTSDQSETEYSFHCQ, from the exons ATGAAAAGGACAGGCTGTGCCATCCATACCTTAGATCTATCTGCCTTTTTAAACTCCACATATGAGAATCAACTGGAAAATTCTCTTCATGTTGAAGCAACAGTCACAGAAGAAGGAACAG AGATCACCATGACAAAATCTGAAACTATTTCTCTCACTTATGAAATCGGCAAATTCACACTTACTGACCTGCCCAAAACATATGAACATGGATCAGTTATAGAAGGAAAA ATCAAACTTTCAAATTTCAAAGGTGCACCAATACAAAACAAAGTGGTTTATCTTTTGGAGGGATCCTGGTCCTCAAAACTGCTCCTAAATCTCACTACAGACAGTGATGGACTGGTCAGCTTCTCTCTTAATACATCTAGTCTTCCTAAAGAAGACATTAATCTGATG gcGAGTGTGTATCCAACGTTTCATTATGATGGTTACAAAACACCTTCCTTCTCTACGGACAGAAAAACAGTTCATCTTTTCCGGCCTGTCACTCCATACACCCCATCATTAAGTGAACTGATCATAGAAAACATTGAGCAACCATTAAAGTGTGATGCTGAGTTTACAGTGACCATCAAGTATTATTTTATTGGAGAGACTGCTAAAGACTTCAAAACTGACATTGTCTATATG GTCTTGTCCAGAGGAGTGATCGTTCATCATGGATATGAGAAGGTTGAAGTCAAGTCATCTAATGGAGCAGCAAGTGGCACAATGTCATTCAAACTGTCTGTTGGTGCAGATCTAGCTCCTGCAGTGCAGATTCTGGTCTACTGTGTTCTGcccagtgaaaatgttgttgctcgTAGCACAACATTTGACATTGAAAAGTGTTTCAAAAACAag GTTTCTCTGCAGTTTTCTCCCTCTAGAGCAGTTCCTGGTGAGAAAAACACTCTCCATCTCTCAGCTCAGCCTGGTTCACTGTGCGGCCTCAGTGCTGTAGATCAGAGCGTCCTGATCCTGGAGTCAGGAAAACGTCTGGATACTGACAAG ATCTTTAATATGCTGCCAGTACAATCAGTATCAGATTATCCTTACAGCGTTGAAGATAAGAGGGAGTGTCTGGGATGGCAGGCTGTGAGTCTCCATCAAGCTGAACTGAAAGACAAAGCCTATGAATCCTTAAAG AGTGTGGGTCTGAAAATGGCAACAAATTTGGCTGTGAGAGACTTTCTGTGTTCAGTATATACTGACAATTTTTTAg tttataatGCAGTATCATATGATTCTGAAATGGATTTGAATATGAATGAGGGAGACTCTTCAGTTGAAGTGACAGTTCGTACTGTCTTTCCTGAAACATGGATTTGGCAACTTGCTGCAGTTGG AGACTCTGGATCAGCTCAGGTTCCTGTCACAGTTCCTGACACCATCTCCACTTGGGAGACGgaggccttctgtctgtcctccaAAGGTCTGggtctggctcctcctgctcagCTGACAGTTTTCCAGCCCTTCTTCCTGGAGCTCTCTCTGCCTTACTCCATCATCCGTGGGGAGATctttgagctgaaggccactgtcttCAACTATCTGTCCAAGTGCATCATG gttaaAGTGACTCCAGCTCTTTCCTCAGACTACACTCTCAAAGCCTCCTCTGATGAACAGTATTCATCCTGTCTGTGTGCTAATGGAAGAAAAACCTTTAAATGGATCCTCACTCCTTCTGTTCTTG GAGTCTTGAATATTACAGTCAGTGCAGAGGCTGAGTCGTCCCAGACTGTGTGTGACAATGAGATTGTGAGCGTGCCAGAGAGAGGACGCATTGACACAGTCACACGAAGTCTGCTTGTACAG GCTGAAGGAACTGAGAAGACAGAGACCTACAGCTGGTTACTGTGTCCAAAGG GCGACAGTCTCACAGAGGAAGTGGATCTGAATCTTCCTAAAGATGTGATAAAGGGATCAGCAAGATCCTCTGTTTCAGTCATTG GGGACATACTGGGTCGTGCACTGACAAATCTTCACGGATTACTACAGATGCCGTACGGCTGTGGAGAACAAAACATGGCTATTCTTTCTCCCAATATTTACATTCTGCAGTATCTGGAAAACACAGAGCAGCTCACTTCAGCCATCAGAGAGAGAGCCACCGGCTTCCTTAAGAGTG GATACCAGAGACAACTGAACTACAGACATACTAGTGGTGGATACAGCACATTTGGACGTGGAGATGAGAATACATG GTTGACTGCCTTTGTCCTGAGGTCTTTTGGCAAAGCGcagaaatacatatttattgaTCCACAAAATATTCAGAGTGCAAAGGAATGGTTAATAAGCAGACGGGATTCAGACGGCTGTTTTATCCAACAGGGAAGTTTGTTCAACAACAGAATGAAG GGTGGAGTGAATGATGATGTGACTATAACAGCCTACATTACTGCATCACTACTTGAACTAGAAACTCCAGTAACA GATCCTGTCGTCAGTAAAGGTTTGTCCTGCTTGAGGTCTGTCATTGAGGATGTCAAAAACACTTACACCACTGCTCTGCTCGCCTACACCTTCAGTCTGGCTAAAGACACAGACACTCAACAGCAGCTTTTCAAGAAACTGGAGGATGTTGCTATTTCAGATG GGTCTCGTCTCCACTGGTCTCAGTCTGCTTCTGCTGAtgactctgattctctggcaGTGGAGATCAGCTCATATGTGCTGCTAGCTGTTCTCTCTGCTGATTCACTCACTACAGCTGATCTGGGCTTTGCTAACAGGATTGTCAGCTGGCTTGTGAAGCAGCAGAATGCCTATGGAGGATTCTCCTCCACACAG GACACAGTGGTGGCTCTTCAGGCTCTGTCTTTGTACGCCACCAAAGTGTTCAGCGCTGACGGCTCCAGCACAGTGACTGTACAGTCAGCAGCAGACACTCACCACTTTGATGTCAATCAGGACAATAAGTTACTGTACCAGGAGAAGCAGCTGCAGGACGTCCCAGCCAAATACAGCATTGAAGTGAAGGGCTCAGCTTGTGTGTCTGTGCAG GTGGCTCAGTTCTACAACATCCCGACTCCTACTGAAGCTAAAACACTGAGCATTGATGCAAAGATTGAGGGAGATTGCAAAACACTGGGACAAAATTTCCTTCTGAACTTCACTGTCAA ATATCATGGTCCCCAGGAGATGACTAACATGCTCATTGTGGATATTAAACTTTTATCAGGATTCACAGCTGACACATCATTG CTTACAACGTCAATTAGTTCAGAAGTCCTTGCTCAGAAGTATGTGGAGCGGGTCGACACAAAAGAAGACCATGTCATAGTTTATTTAACAGAG ATTCCAAAACATATTTCTATGAATTACAAGATACAAATGAAACAGGTTCTTCCAGTGAAGAATCTCAAGCCAGCAGTGGTCAAAGTGTATGATTACTACCAAAcaa